The DNA region CCGAGGAACGCCCGCGTCCGAACAGCTGTCCCCTCATGGCAACCCCCCTGGAGCAATCGATCCCGACCGAACCGGGCGAGCTCCTCCTCCACCACGTGGCGAAGGCCGTCCCCCACGATAGGACTACTTGACAAATGCGTCAAGTAAACGGAGGCCTAGAAGGCCGAGCGGTGGTGGCCGCCGTCGACCTCGACCCAGTTGCCGTTGACGTACCCGGCCTGGTCGGAGCAGAGGTACACGATGAACGAGGCGATCTCGCCCGGGTCGCCCATCCGCGCCGCGGGGACCCCGGCGTGGTCGCGCATCCAGGCGCGGCGCTCCTCGTCGGTGGTGAGCCCGACGTTGCGCTCCAGGTACGCGTAGGCGTTCTCGGTCGCGATCCAGCCGGGTGCGACGGTGTTCACCGTGATCCCGTACTGGGCGTACTCGTCGGCCACGGTCTTGAGGAGCCCGATCGTCGACGGCCGCGTCGCGTTGGCGATCACGTGGTGTATCGCACCCTCGGGCTCCTTGGCCGTCGCCGATCCGATGTGGACGTAGCGGCCCCAGCCGGCCTCCTTCATCGCCGGCAGCACCGCGTGCAGGAGGTACACCTGGCTCATCGTGTAGCTCCGGAACGACGCGACGTACTGCTCGTGGTCGGTGATGTCGGCGAAGTCGCCGGGGATGTTGAACTTG from Acidimicrobiales bacterium includes:
- a CDS encoding SDR family oxidoreductase, whose translation is MDLGIVGKVVFFTGGSRGMGRDAAHMLAAEGCKVAIVARTKADIDDAVASIARQGGTAVGISADITDPDDVDRAVTEVTDQLGVPLITIGQTKFNIPGDFADITDHEQYVASFRSYTMSQVYLLHAVLPAMKEAGWGRYVHIGSATAKEPEGAIHHVIANATRPSTIGLLKTVADEYAQYGITVNTVAPGWIATENAYAYLERNVGLTTDEERRAWMRDHAGVPAARMGDPGEIASFIVYLCSDQAGYVNGNWVEVDGGHHRSAF